The Paraburkholderia sp. FT54 genome includes a region encoding these proteins:
- a CDS encoding LysR family transcriptional regulator — protein sequence MELRHLRYFVAVAEEGSLLTAAQRRLHTSQPSLSRQIRDLESEVGVKLLERQARGVALTAAGRVFLDHARLALLQVQAATDGARRAEQPEKPVLSMGFLAGQEVVWLPHALRILREEAPEAEITLCSQSSPELALGLMRGKLDVAFLRPETQTSGLSFKFLAKEPLIAVLPADHRLTSRKKIRPQDLAREIYVSSARTSPVLKSVIEDYASKVGITLRAEYEGENLPSAMSLVTSTGGVTLIPLYAQNMLTPNVVARALDDVPPTIDLVLGYNNANTTPLLLRLVSRADELVANVQDQSIIRYAV from the coding sequence ATGGAACTTCGACATTTGCGATATTTCGTTGCCGTTGCGGAGGAAGGCAGCCTATTGACGGCCGCTCAGCGGAGACTGCACACGTCGCAGCCGTCGTTGAGCCGGCAGATTCGTGACCTGGAATCCGAAGTCGGTGTGAAGTTGCTGGAGCGCCAGGCACGTGGCGTGGCGCTCACCGCCGCCGGGAGAGTTTTCCTTGATCACGCGCGCCTGGCGCTGTTGCAAGTTCAAGCGGCTACTGACGGCGCGCGGCGGGCGGAACAGCCGGAAAAGCCTGTCTTGTCCATGGGTTTCCTTGCCGGGCAGGAAGTTGTGTGGCTACCCCATGCGCTACGCATCCTCCGGGAGGAGGCGCCGGAGGCCGAAATAACGCTGTGCAGTCAGTCCTCCCCAGAACTTGCTCTCGGGCTGATGCGAGGGAAACTGGACGTTGCCTTTCTTCGTCCGGAGACGCAAACCTCTGGCCTGTCCTTCAAGTTCTTGGCAAAGGAGCCCCTGATCGCCGTGCTGCCGGCGGATCATCGCCTGACGTCACGCAAAAAGATTCGGCCGCAGGATCTTGCCCGCGAAATTTACGTCAGTTCAGCGAGGACATCTCCGGTATTGAAATCCGTGATTGAGGATTACGCATCAAAAGTCGGGATCACGCTCAGGGCGGAGTATGAAGGCGAGAATCTGCCGTCGGCAATGTCACTCGTCACGTCCACGGGTGGCGTTACGCTTATCCCCCTGTATGCGCAAAATATGCTGACACCGAATGTTGTTGCCCGGGCGCTTGACGACGTGCCTCCGACAATTGATCTCGTCCTGGGATACAACAACGCAAATACGACTCCATTGCTCCTTCGGCTTGTATCTCGTGCCGACGAGTTGGTCGCAAACGTTCAAGATCAGAGCATCATCCGATATGCCGTCTAG
- a CDS encoding Flp family type IVb pilin has protein sequence MLRFIRSLSRDERGVSSLEYAVLGGIIVAVLVALGTFLQGAGGFQSVFQTLITKATQAM, from the coding sequence ATGCTGCGTTTTATCCGTTCCCTTTCGCGCGACGAGCGCGGCGTCAGCTCGCTGGAATATGCTGTTCTGGGCGGCATCATCGTCGCCGTGCTGGTCGCACTTGGCACGTTCCTGCAAGGTGCCGGTGGCTTTCAGTCCGTTTTCCAGACGCTGATCACAAAGGCAACCCAAGCAATGTAG
- a CDS encoding ornithine cyclodeaminase family protein, which translates to MHFITDDDVRRLITMRDAIEELRLALEEHGRGQARVQPRVRTRGDDITLSTMGAILPNAGVCGAKVYSTHRGKFDFVIPLFSNDDGRLLSIVHGDALTEYRTAAVTRIAFEAFARTDARVLAVFGTGLQARAHIRAIAADSGIKRVLIVGIEHVAETVEEMQHCFPGIRFEPSAAQAAVQAADVIVTATRSTTPLFDGEHVKPGAFVAAIGSSKPDTRELDDTVLARAGMLVVESLEQARLEAGDLLMARPGIVDWDNVVELGHTVGSGTTQTRAFTGDITVFKSLGFGLADVALAALVTRRMAGERMQRIPPVPNASPAKPASAKA; encoded by the coding sequence ATGCACTTCATTACCGACGACGACGTGCGCCGCCTCATCACGATGCGCGACGCGATTGAGGAACTGCGTCTCGCGCTGGAAGAACATGGCAGGGGCCAGGCACGGGTTCAGCCGCGCGTCAGAACCAGGGGCGACGACATCACGCTCAGCACGATGGGAGCGATTCTGCCGAACGCAGGCGTGTGCGGCGCGAAAGTGTATTCGACTCACAGAGGCAAGTTCGATTTCGTGATCCCGCTCTTTTCGAATGACGATGGACGTCTGCTGTCAATCGTCCACGGCGATGCGCTCACCGAGTACCGTACCGCAGCAGTCACGCGCATTGCATTCGAAGCGTTCGCGCGAACCGATGCGAGGGTTCTCGCGGTGTTCGGCACCGGCCTCCAGGCCAGGGCACATATCCGTGCTATCGCCGCAGACTCCGGTATCAAGCGCGTGTTGATCGTCGGTATCGAGCACGTCGCTGAGACGGTCGAGGAAATGCAACATTGCTTTCCCGGCATACGTTTCGAACCAAGCGCCGCGCAAGCAGCCGTTCAGGCTGCCGATGTAATCGTGACAGCTACGCGTAGCACGACGCCTCTCTTCGATGGCGAGCACGTGAAACCGGGCGCGTTCGTCGCTGCGATTGGGTCGAGCAAGCCGGACACGCGTGAACTCGACGATACGGTGCTCGCCCGCGCCGGCATGCTCGTCGTCGAATCGCTAGAACAGGCGCGACTCGAAGCGGGGGATCTCCTGATGGCGCGGCCAGGTATCGTCGATTGGGACAATGTGGTTGAGCTTGGTCACACCGTTGGGAGCGGAACAACCCAAACTAGAGCCTTTACCGGAGATATTACTGTATTCAAGTCGCTCGGCTTCGGCCTTGCCGATGTGGCACTCGCCGCGTTAGTCACGCGCCGTATGGCCGGTGAGCGGATGCAGCGCATACCTCCAGTTCCGAACGCAAGTCCGGCAAAACCCGCCAGCGCGAAGGCATGA
- a CDS encoding prepilin peptidase, with translation MIAPGVVKAGACLTLIMLAGFDLRMRRLPNAAVAAFVALYFVNAAMTGFGRASWDIHLAAGAASLAAAALMFRLGWLGGGDAKLAAAVFLWAGPQSWPVLVVVSLCGLLVALAVLAVAGMQRIPALAGVSRQLDWIAPARGVPYGVALALGGIVAVLLQPTAGHCSTLAMFRLFGEST, from the coding sequence ATGATAGCCCCCGGCGTAGTGAAAGCAGGTGCCTGCCTGACCCTCATCATGCTGGCAGGTTTCGATCTGCGCATGCGGCGTCTGCCCAATGCCGCCGTGGCCGCGTTTGTCGCCCTGTATTTCGTCAACGCCGCCATGACCGGTTTCGGCCGTGCGTCATGGGACATCCATCTGGCCGCGGGCGCGGCATCGCTTGCCGCGGCTGCATTGATGTTTCGATTGGGTTGGCTCGGCGGCGGCGATGCGAAGCTCGCCGCCGCGGTTTTTCTCTGGGCGGGGCCGCAATCCTGGCCGGTGCTGGTGGTCGTTTCGTTGTGCGGGTTGCTTGTTGCCCTCGCAGTGCTCGCAGTGGCCGGCATGCAGCGAATTCCCGCCCTCGCGGGCGTGAGCAGGCAGCTTGACTGGATTGCACCGGCGCGGGGCGTCCCGTATGGCGTCGCGCTCGCGTTGGGCGGCATCGTCGCAGTCTTGCTGCAGCCCACAGCCGGTCATTGCTCGACGCTCGCCATGTTTCGACTATTCGGTGAGTCCACCTAA
- a CDS encoding D-amino acid dehydrogenase, translated as MRILILGAGVIGLSSAYYLSRAGHEVTIADRHPEVASETSSGNGGQLSYSYVAPLAGPGVVSKLPRWLTRSDSPVRFRPKLSTEQWRWCFQFLSACTREQSELTTRKLLSLSFLSRTLLHELIAAEPSLDFDFVRSGKLVLHRDAGAMQSAVKLLEFQRTLGCEQQALSADACVELEPTLAHLRPSLAGGIHTPSEDTADCQRFCKSLEALLRARGVQFLMNTSVDCLRPESGGRVEAWSGGAPLPSDHVVVASGAAAARLLKSVCIRVPVYPLKGYSLTFDLQPQTAAPHVSITDFSRKVVYARLGKRLRVAGIADIDGYSLEPDPTRLVTLRTEAAAMYPDIVRSCPDNEWTGLRPATPRGTPIVGPTRYRNLWLNVGHGALGFTLATGSAALLAQWLANSNGQDLRSTFALSH; from the coding sequence ATGCGGATATTGATCCTCGGTGCAGGCGTCATTGGTCTGTCCAGCGCGTATTACCTGAGCCGGGCCGGCCACGAGGTCACGATCGCGGACCGGCATCCGGAGGTGGCGAGCGAGACCAGCTCCGGCAACGGCGGCCAGTTATCGTATAGCTATGTTGCGCCGCTAGCCGGCCCTGGTGTGGTCTCGAAGCTGCCGCGCTGGCTCACGCGCAGCGACTCGCCGGTGCGCTTTCGCCCGAAACTGAGCACCGAACAGTGGCGCTGGTGCTTTCAGTTTCTGTCAGCATGCACGCGCGAACAGAGCGAACTTACGACACGCAAGCTGCTGTCACTGTCGTTCCTGAGCCGGACACTGCTTCACGAACTGATCGCCGCCGAACCCTCACTCGACTTCGATTTCGTCCGCTCCGGCAAGCTCGTGCTGCATCGTGACGCGGGTGCGATGCAGAGCGCGGTCAAACTGCTTGAATTCCAGCGTACACTCGGCTGCGAACAGCAGGCATTGAGCGCCGACGCGTGCGTCGAGCTAGAACCGACGCTCGCGCACCTGCGGCCTTCTCTCGCGGGCGGCATCCATACGCCAAGCGAGGACACGGCCGATTGCCAACGCTTCTGCAAGAGCCTCGAAGCGCTGCTGCGCGCTCGCGGCGTGCAGTTCCTGATGAACACATCGGTCGATTGTCTGAGGCCTGAATCGGGCGGCCGTGTCGAAGCCTGGAGCGGCGGTGCGCCGCTCCCATCCGATCATGTCGTCGTCGCCTCAGGCGCGGCTGCGGCCCGGTTACTGAAGTCTGTTTGCATCCGTGTACCGGTCTATCCGCTCAAAGGCTACAGCCTGACGTTCGACCTGCAACCCCAGACGGCTGCGCCCCACGTAAGCATCACCGACTTCAGCCGCAAAGTAGTGTATGCGCGGCTTGGCAAGCGGCTGCGCGTCGCGGGCATCGCCGATATCGACGGTTATTCGCTCGAGCCCGATCCCACACGCCTTGTGACGCTGCGAACAGAGGCGGCTGCAATGTATCCCGACATCGTCAGATCCTGTCCGGATAACGAATGGACCGGGTTGCGCCCCGCGACGCCGCGTGGCACGCCGATCGTCGGACCGACGCGCTACCGCAATCTATGGCTCAACGTCGGCCATGGCGCGCTCGGCTTCACCCTTGCGACGGGTTCGGCGGCACTGCTGGCGCAGTGGCTGGCAAACAGCAACGGCCAGGATCTGCGCAGCACATTTGCTCTTTCGCATTGA
- the cpaB gene encoding Flp pilus assembly protein CpaB, whose amino-acid sequence MQNFIKLAALVVIAAMGAFIIRALYISASSPRVAHQSSMMHVRAAADDLPDGLLLRDVDLVWKTMPREQVPAGALIEEPSNGSDAKDLKGDLLRHAVRAGTPLGVADVILPSAPGFLAAALKPGMRAISVAVDDVSGNAGLIQPGDYVDILLTQQMRAEAGAQVAPARAVESETVAERVRVLAVGTAFRRPKDDDSASNTNAPSTTARTVTIEVTPASAQTITVAAHLGTLSLALRSFATRDRRTPDVEDVAMTHTPPVWAGDVSRALRAVSAPAVSHSAKTPAAAPHVVIYRGSKVDQADGELPGSTSTGAPGVPPLPTGTPPAAPAHADAAPAISAGS is encoded by the coding sequence ATGCAAAACTTCATCAAGCTAGCCGCGCTCGTTGTCATCGCCGCAATGGGCGCATTCATCATCCGCGCGCTGTACATTTCGGCATCGAGCCCGCGTGTGGCGCACCAATCGTCGATGATGCACGTGCGCGCCGCAGCCGACGATCTGCCGGACGGACTGCTGTTGCGCGACGTAGACCTCGTTTGGAAAACGATGCCGCGCGAGCAGGTCCCGGCCGGCGCGCTCATCGAAGAACCCTCCAACGGCAGCGACGCAAAAGACCTCAAGGGCGATCTGCTGCGGCACGCGGTACGCGCGGGGACGCCGCTTGGCGTTGCCGACGTGATTTTGCCGAGCGCCCCCGGATTTCTTGCGGCCGCGCTCAAGCCTGGTATGCGCGCGATCTCCGTTGCCGTTGACGACGTGTCGGGCAATGCAGGGCTCATTCAGCCTGGCGACTATGTCGACATCCTGTTGACCCAGCAGATGCGGGCCGAAGCAGGCGCCCAGGTCGCCCCCGCGCGCGCGGTCGAATCGGAAACGGTCGCCGAGCGCGTGCGCGTGCTAGCGGTCGGTACAGCGTTTCGTCGGCCGAAGGATGACGACAGCGCCTCGAACACGAATGCCCCGAGCACGACCGCTCGCACCGTGACCATCGAAGTCACACCGGCGAGCGCCCAGACGATCACGGTGGCGGCTCACCTCGGCACGCTCTCGCTTGCGCTGCGCAGTTTTGCCACGCGTGACCGGCGCACGCCGGACGTCGAGGATGTCGCCATGACGCACACACCTCCCGTGTGGGCCGGCGATGTCTCGCGCGCATTGCGCGCAGTGAGCGCGCCGGCAGTGTCGCACTCGGCAAAAACACCGGCAGCGGCGCCGCATGTCGTCATCTACCGTGGCTCGAAGGTCGACCAGGCAGACGGCGAATTGCCCGGCAGCACGTCGACGGGCGCGCCGGGCGTGCCGCCGCTGCCCACCGGCACGCCGCCCGCCGCTCCCGCACACGCCGACGCGGCTCCCGCCATCTCCGCAGGATCATAG
- a CDS encoding type II and III secretion system protein family protein: MFSITHGKLFSRCARLCAGGRPAVTGICAALLAIVTLCGLGTGAAWASEPADVLPVAAGSGTLIQLPQPAVAVFVADPSVADIHVPTPRSVFVLGKKSGTTTLFALGPNNREILRKTISVSTDTASIQRLIDARFPKLAVTVSGAPGSLMVTGAVPSAADADAIVQTLQPYLHANEQLVNRLSIAHPIQVLLRVRITEVDRNITQQLGINWNAIGASGNFFGGLFNGRDIFDATTNLFNLPAGGAFSVVGGFKAGRTSIEGVLDALDQEGLLTMLAEPNLTAMSGQTASFLAGGELPIPVPQSGTTSTITIEYKPYGVALNFTPTVLADNRISLTVRPEVSQIDPSNSITLNSIVVPALTVRRMETTVELSGGQSFAIGGLLQSSTSDVLSELPGLGGLPILGKLFSSTKYQNNKSELVVIVTPYIVGPTGPGRLRGALDDVITPSSDIEYAVRQSLSTDPLAGNSPRLVGAAGFVY, from the coding sequence ATGTTCAGCATCACACACGGCAAGCTGTTTTCACGCTGCGCGCGGCTTTGCGCAGGCGGCCGTCCTGCCGTCACCGGCATTTGCGCCGCGCTGCTTGCCATTGTCACGCTCTGCGGCCTCGGTACGGGGGCGGCATGGGCGAGCGAGCCCGCCGATGTGCTGCCAGTTGCAGCAGGCAGTGGCACGTTGATCCAGCTGCCGCAGCCCGCCGTTGCCGTGTTCGTCGCCGACCCGAGCGTTGCCGATATCCATGTGCCGACACCCCGCTCGGTGTTCGTGCTCGGCAAGAAGTCCGGCACGACGACACTCTTTGCACTCGGACCGAACAATCGGGAAATTCTCCGCAAGACGATCAGTGTGTCGACGGATACGGCCTCGATTCAACGTCTCATCGACGCGCGCTTTCCCAAACTCGCGGTCACCGTGTCGGGTGCGCCCGGCTCATTGATGGTGACTGGCGCGGTGCCGAGCGCGGCGGATGCCGATGCCATTGTGCAAACGCTGCAACCGTATCTTCACGCCAACGAGCAACTCGTGAACCGCCTCTCGATCGCACACCCGATCCAGGTCCTGCTGCGCGTGCGCATCACCGAAGTGGATCGCAACATTACGCAGCAGCTCGGCATCAACTGGAATGCCATTGGCGCGAGCGGCAACTTCTTCGGTGGGCTGTTCAACGGGCGGGACATTTTCGACGCGACGACGAATCTGTTCAACCTGCCGGCCGGTGGTGCATTCTCGGTGGTGGGCGGCTTCAAGGCCGGCCGCACGTCGATCGAAGGCGTACTCGACGCGCTCGACCAGGAAGGCTTGCTGACGATGCTGGCCGAGCCGAACCTGACCGCGATGTCGGGTCAGACGGCGAGCTTCCTCGCAGGTGGTGAGCTGCCGATCCCCGTGCCCCAGAGCGGCACGACGAGCACGATCACGATCGAGTACAAACCCTACGGCGTCGCGCTGAACTTCACCCCGACCGTGCTCGCCGACAACCGTATCAGCCTCACCGTACGGCCTGAAGTCAGCCAGATCGATCCGAGCAATAGCATCACGCTGAACTCGATCGTGGTCCCGGCGCTGACCGTGCGCCGCATGGAAACCACCGTCGAGCTGTCAGGCGGGCAGAGCTTTGCAATCGGCGGACTCCTGCAGAGTTCGACGAGCGACGTGCTCTCCGAGCTTCCCGGCCTCGGCGGGTTGCCCATTCTCGGCAAGCTGTTCTCGTCGACGAAATACCAGAACAACAAGTCGGAGCTCGTCGTCATCGTGACACCGTATATCGTCGGACCGACGGGGCCGGGCCGGCTGCGCGGCGCGCTGGACGATGTCATCACCCCCAGCAGCGACATCGAATATGCCGTGCGCCAGTCGCTTTCGACCGACCCGCTTGCGGGCAATTCGCCCCGCCTCGTTGGCGCCGCGGGCTTCGTCTATTGA
- a CDS encoding asparaginase, whose amino-acid sequence MTEKANIIVIGTGGTIAGQGKAANNTSAYECSVRGIGDILSTIPHACALANLRTEQLLQNGSENFSNEHLLAIGKRVSTLLAQHDVDGAVIAHGTDTIEETAYFLHLTLKSAKPVVVVGSMRPPSAMSSDAALNLYDAIAVAAHPSSVGLGTLVFANDEIHTARDVAKSNSFKIEAFRSPYGPLGYVIEGQPRYYRHPSRAHTLATPWSIETLGPLPQVDIVYAYGALEPEAVSAITARAQGLIYAGTGNGNVAAHLIEPLRDAVRRGVHVVRASRTGSGIVLRNGAQPDDAYGWLTVEDQIPSKARILLMLALTQARDLQALQAVFERY is encoded by the coding sequence ATGACAGAAAAGGCCAACATCATCGTTATCGGCACAGGCGGCACGATTGCCGGTCAGGGCAAGGCTGCCAACAACACATCCGCATACGAGTGTTCTGTACGTGGCATTGGTGACATTCTCAGCACGATTCCCCATGCCTGCGCGCTGGCGAATCTGCGCACGGAGCAGTTGCTGCAAAACGGCTCCGAGAATTTCAGTAACGAGCATCTGCTCGCGATCGGTAAGCGCGTGTCCACACTGCTCGCGCAACACGACGTCGATGGCGCTGTGATCGCGCACGGAACCGACACGATCGAGGAGACCGCGTACTTCCTTCATCTCACGCTCAAGAGCGCCAAACCGGTGGTGGTGGTTGGCTCGATGCGCCCGCCGTCGGCAATGAGTTCCGACGCGGCGCTGAACCTCTACGATGCGATCGCGGTCGCTGCACACCCATCGTCGGTTGGCCTCGGCACACTCGTGTTCGCCAACGACGAAATCCACACCGCACGAGACGTTGCGAAGAGCAACAGCTTCAAGATCGAGGCGTTCCGCTCACCGTACGGCCCGCTTGGTTACGTGATCGAAGGTCAGCCACGCTACTACCGTCATCCATCGCGTGCCCATACGCTCGCGACACCGTGGTCGATCGAGACGCTCGGGCCATTGCCCCAGGTCGACATCGTCTACGCCTACGGCGCGCTTGAACCGGAAGCAGTGAGCGCGATCACCGCCCGCGCGCAAGGTTTGATCTATGCGGGCACCGGCAACGGCAACGTCGCAGCACATCTCATTGAGCCGCTGCGCGATGCTGTCCGGCGAGGCGTTCATGTCGTGCGCGCATCGCGCACCGGCAGTGGCATCGTGTTGCGTAACGGCGCGCAACCCGACGACGCCTACGGCTGGCTCACCGTCGAGGATCAGATTCCCTCAAAAGCCCGCATCCTTCTGATGCTGGCACTGACACAAGCCCGCGACTTGCAGGCGTTGCAAGCTGTCTTCGAGCGTTACTGA
- a CDS encoding DMT family transporter — translation MAILMGLISALCWGSTDFLAGHVARRVGVTKSLFYSQTLGFLILSAVLVARPASMGITAFDADFAVGILAAVCNLAAMASLLKALAIGKASVVAPIVSLYGAVTTLLSLVTGQSITPLTIAGLALCIAGACLASISRSSDGKPESAASIGFSLLSALMFGLGFWLQGAFAVKSMGVVSALWVYYLTAVVILFATLVGGRRLAAPPRAIVPVVASISISSLIGFFSLAYGATTGHVAIVTVLSSLASGVTALLGFFVRGERPSALQWAGIAAIIVGVVVLKLTPQELGG, via the coding sequence ATGGCAATTCTGATGGGCCTGATTTCGGCACTGTGCTGGGGCAGCACCGATTTTCTGGCGGGACATGTCGCGCGGCGCGTCGGCGTGACGAAGTCGCTGTTCTACAGCCAGACGCTCGGCTTTCTGATCCTGAGCGCGGTGCTCGTCGCGCGGCCCGCATCGATGGGCATCACGGCGTTCGATGCGGACTTTGCGGTCGGCATTCTCGCCGCCGTCTGCAACCTCGCCGCGATGGCGTCGCTGCTGAAGGCGCTCGCGATCGGCAAGGCATCAGTGGTCGCGCCGATCGTCTCGCTGTACGGCGCGGTCACGACGCTGCTGTCGCTCGTCACCGGCCAGTCGATCACGCCGCTGACGATCGCCGGCCTCGCGCTGTGCATCGCCGGCGCGTGTCTCGCGAGCATCTCGCGGTCGTCGGACGGGAAGCCCGAATCGGCGGCATCGATCGGCTTCTCGCTGCTGTCCGCGCTGATGTTCGGCCTCGGGTTCTGGCTGCAGGGCGCGTTCGCGGTGAAGAGCATGGGTGTCGTCAGCGCGTTGTGGGTCTACTATCTGACGGCCGTCGTGATCCTGTTCGCGACGCTCGTCGGCGGACGGCGGCTCGCCGCGCCGCCGCGCGCGATCGTGCCGGTGGTCGCGTCGATCAGCATCTCCAGTCTCATCGGCTTCTTCTCGCTCGCGTACGGCGCGACGACGGGGCACGTCGCGATCGTCACTGTGCTGAGTTCGCTCGCGAGCGGCGTCACGGCGCTGCTCGGTTTCTTCGTGCGCGGCGAGCGACCGAGTGCGCTGCAGTGGGCCGGGATTGCCGCAATCATCGTCGGCGTGGTGGTGCTCAAGCTAACGCCGCAGGAGCTTGGAGGTTAA
- a CDS encoding alpha/beta hydrolase, translating into MPTITTPDGVKIFYKDWGSGQPIVFSHGWPLSADDWDAQMMFFLQNGYRVIAHDRRGHGRSEQVGTGNDMDHWVADLAALTEHLGIRDAIHIGHSTGGGEVARYVARHQERVAKAVLVASLTPNMVKTDANPAGQPQEFFDGVKSGVLGNRSEFYRAVPEGPFYGFNRPGAKPSEAVIANWWRQGMAGSAQAHYETVFSWLEDYTEDLKKITVPVLVMHGEDDQIVPFASAVPRAVDLLANGKLKAYPGFPHGMLTTHADVLNPDLLAFIKS; encoded by the coding sequence ATGCCTACGATCACCACTCCGGACGGCGTAAAGATCTTCTACAAGGACTGGGGGTCCGGTCAGCCGATCGTCTTCAGCCATGGCTGGCCCCTGTCGGCCGACGACTGGGACGCCCAGATGATGTTTTTCCTTCAGAACGGCTACCGTGTGATCGCCCATGACCGGCGCGGGCACGGTCGTTCCGAGCAAGTCGGCACCGGCAACGACATGGACCACTGGGTCGCCGACCTCGCTGCACTGACCGAGCACCTCGGTATCCGCGACGCGATCCACATCGGGCACTCCACCGGCGGAGGCGAGGTGGCCCGCTACGTCGCTCGCCACCAGGAGCGGGTCGCCAAGGCAGTGCTGGTGGCCTCGTTGACGCCGAACATGGTGAAAACCGACGCGAACCCTGCCGGTCAGCCGCAGGAGTTTTTCGACGGGGTTAAGTCAGGCGTGCTTGGTAACCGGTCGGAGTTTTACCGGGCAGTCCCGGAGGGTCCGTTCTACGGATTCAACCGTCCGGGCGCCAAGCCATCTGAGGCGGTGATCGCGAACTGGTGGCGCCAGGGCATGGCCGGCAGCGCCCAGGCCCACTACGAGACCGTCTTCTCCTGGCTGGAGGACTACACCGAAGATCTGAAGAAGATCACTGTGCCGGTCCTGGTCATGCATGGCGAAGACGACCAGATCGTCCCGTTCGCCAGTGCGGTGCCGCGCGCGGTCGACCTGCTCGCGAACGGTAAGCTGAAGGCATACCCTGGCTTTCCGCATGGCATGCTGACCACCCACGCGGACGTCCTCAACCCTGACCTTCTCGCGTTTATCAAATCCTGA
- a CDS encoding GlxA family transcriptional regulator produces the protein MPTAADPTRVTDTAHDLVEQLDALPRSLEARASRSGAELSVGILLWPRFPMLSLGGLCDALRHAADRGDQSRQLRCLWTIVGTQGELIEASCGIVVKAQSTFPEVAQFDYLVVIGGLLPHLDQVDRRYWDYLKQAADAGIPLVGVCTGSFVLARAGLMENHVACVHSFHLDDYRRMFPALRVMTHADYLMDGARITCAGGISVVEMAARLISLHCGPDRASKVIHQMTVSRQGGSSFVERRAALGYLSVEDATVRHAVLLMEENLEAPLNIAVIAKMIGTSVRNLERAFMAEMNASPNEFYRRTRLRYARWMLVNTTRKITDIAYECGFADAAHFIRVFREAYGVTPGKLRASRGTAAA, from the coding sequence ATGCCGACTGCCGCCGATCCCACCCGAGTGACCGATACCGCTCACGATCTGGTCGAACAACTGGATGCATTGCCGCGTAGCCTTGAGGCTCGGGCGAGCCGTTCGGGCGCGGAACTGAGTGTCGGCATCCTGCTGTGGCCGCGCTTTCCGATGCTGTCGCTGGGCGGCCTGTGTGATGCGCTGCGTCACGCAGCCGATCGTGGCGATCAGAGCCGCCAGCTGCGCTGTCTCTGGACGATTGTCGGCACGCAGGGCGAATTGATCGAAGCGAGCTGCGGCATTGTGGTAAAGGCGCAGTCCACGTTTCCAGAGGTTGCGCAATTCGACTATCTCGTTGTGATCGGCGGGCTGCTGCCACATCTCGATCAGGTCGACCGGCGCTACTGGGACTACCTGAAACAGGCTGCCGACGCGGGCATTCCGCTCGTCGGCGTGTGCACCGGTAGTTTCGTGCTGGCGCGCGCGGGTCTGATGGAAAACCACGTTGCCTGCGTGCACAGCTTCCACCTCGACGATTACCGGCGTATGTTTCCCGCGCTCCGCGTAATGACGCATGCTGATTACCTCATGGACGGCGCCCGCATCACCTGCGCAGGCGGCATTTCCGTGGTGGAAATGGCCGCGCGCCTGATCAGTCTGCACTGTGGGCCCGACCGTGCATCGAAAGTGATTCATCAGATGACGGTAAGCCGCCAGGGCGGCTCGTCGTTCGTCGAGCGGCGCGCGGCGCTCGGTTACCTGTCGGTCGAAGATGCAACCGTGCGCCACGCGGTGCTGCTGATGGAAGAAAACCTCGAAGCGCCACTCAATATCGCAGTCATCGCAAAGATGATCGGCACCAGCGTGCGCAATCTCGAACGCGCGTTCATGGCCGAGATGAACGCATCACCGAACGAATTCTACCGGCGCACGCGCCTGCGTTACGCGCGCTGGATGCTCGTCAATACAACCCGCAAGATCACCGACATCGCCTACGAATGCGGATTCGCGGACGCCGCGCATTTCATCCGCGTGTTTCGCGAGGCGTACGGCGTGACGCCCGGCAAGCTGCGCGCATCGCGGGGCACCGCCGCCGCATGA